The Paenibacillus sp. RC334 nucleotide sequence TGACCAGTGATGGGGGCACATATGACATCTACACAACAATGCGATACAACGCACCTTCCATTGACGGCACACAAACGTTTGCTCAGTACTGGAGTGTTCGACAGTCGAAGAGAGCGACCGGGGGCAACTCCGCGATCACTTTCAGTAACCACGTGAACGCATGGGCGAGCAAAGGAATGAATCTGGGAAGTAGCTGGTCTTACCAGGTGTTGGCGACAGAGGGGTATCAGAGTAGCGGGAGCTCTAACGTAACGGTGTGGTAACCAATCAACTGCAAGCTGTTCAACGAACAGGCGCGGTTGGGACTGTCTCACGGGATAAGCGGGTTTTGAGAGCTGTCTGATAGATAGGGTTTAAATGAATCGATCATGGAGGACTCCCCGAGCCCTAAGCATTGTAGACAGGCCGATGGCCGTTCCCCTCCAGTCTATCCGTCAGTTCGGATGCGTTGTGGGCTGTTTTCCTGCCAGGCGAACGGCCTTCGACGCTGCTGGAGGCGAGTTGCAGGCCGTTATGGCCTATCATTTTTCCAATCAGCTTAAAGGAGATATATCAATGAGAAAGCTATTAATGTTCCTTTTAATAGCAACAATGGTTGTGATCAGCGCTTGTTCACCAGATAAGCCTGAAAAAAAGGATAACCTTGTGTACGTGGAAGGTGGGGCTTTTCAGAACAACAAGTCCAACCACTCTGGAAAAAACGTGACTCTATCGAACTTTTATATCGGTAAATACGAGGTAACTCAAAAAGAGTGGGTTGAAGTCATGGGAAGTAATCCCTCACAATTCATAGGCGACAAGATGCCAGTAGAAATGGTGAGTTGGTATGACGTTGCGGAGTACTGTAATCAAAGAAGTATACGAGAGGGTTTAAAACCGTATTACAACATAGACAAGGATAAAAAAGACCCGAATAATAAGAATGATAACGATAATATAAAATGGACAGTAACGATTAATGAGGGAGCTAACGGTTACCGATTGCCTACAGAAGTGGAGTGGGAATATGCTGCAGCCGGAGGTCAGGCGAGCAAGGGCTACACATACAGTGGAAGCAATAATGCCGACGAGGTCGCATGGTATTGGAAAAACGCCGGAGACAAATACTTATCTGGAGACTGGAACTGGCCTATCATAGAGAGCAACCATAATAAAACAAAATCGATCGGTACCCGGAAACCCAACGAGTTAGGAATTTACGATATGTCTGGCAACGTAAGGGAATGGTGCTGGGACTGGTACGGAGATTTGGATAGTCAAAGCGGTTCCTTCCGGGTAGTGAAGGGCGGCGGTTGGATTGGCAACGTCAGCAACAACGAGATATCCTTCCGAGGCAAGTTCGATGCGAATGGCTTTGGTCCCGATCAAGGGTTTCGTGTAGCTCGTAAAGAATAATTGGAACAAGTCACACCAAAATATTGTTAAACGAATTTAAAACAATAGCTTAATTAACATGAAGAGACGGCAATCGTTAAAGTGGCTGCCGTTTTCTCAACTAACGGGTAGTTTACCGTAATAACCCCCCCAGTAAAATTAGCTGACTCTGAGGGGCTCTTCATCTTTTTTCGATTGGTTATTTGAAGAAGCCTTTTTATTGAATGCCATTAACAAAATCAGTCCGATGATACATATTACACCAATCCATTGGAAAAATCCAAAAGGCTCTTTTAACCAAAATGCAGTTGTTAAAACAGCAGCTACTGGTTCCAAACTACCTAGAAGGCTCGTTTCTTTTGGTGAAAGACTTTGTAAACTTTCTATATAGAACCAAAATGCTATCATTGTGCCGAATATGATAACGAATACTAAATATAAAGAGGTTTCTAGTGTCAAGTTTTTAAAGTCTATATGCCAAGGTGGATGGATAAAACTTAATCCGAAACCGCCGATGATCATAGCCCAACCAACAATGACGAGGGAATCGTATTGCTTCAAAAGAGGAATTGCGTACAAGGTATAAAAAGCCATCGCTATTCCCGATAAAAGCCCCCAAATTATTGCGATTTTCGGCACGGATAGTTGTGAAATGGAGCCGTTTGTTAATAAGAAAAAAACAACCAGCTAAAGCAAGGATAATAGCTGACAAATCCTTTCGTGTTAAGACCATGTGTTTCCGCAGAATTAAATAGATGATAATCATTATGGGGGCTAAATACTGTAATAGCGTTGCAACAGCAGCATTTCCAGTTTTGATCGATGCCATATACGTATATTGAACCGAAAGCATACCGACCAAACCGAAGACAATGAGTTGAAAAGCTCTCCTTCTATTTTTCCATACACCCCATATTTGCGAATGGTCTTTTACAAAAAAATGAACGGTCAAAAGTAAAACACCAGCTATGAGCAAACGTGTTGTTACAAGCCAATTTATATCGATTGTGAATTGTTGAAAGAGTTTTTTTGAAACGGTGCCACTAATCCCCCAAAATATAGCTCCTGTTATAACAAGAAATAATCCTGTTCTTCTAGCTGAATTACCCATGAATATTCTCCACCTTGAAATATAATAATAGTGTTATGATAGGTGAAAAATCTTTTTAATTATACCTATATTTGCTGTTAAAATATAAATATATTGAGGTTGTGATGATTTGCAAATAAAAAATTTCATGATTGACCAAAACTTAAAAGAACTAACTGAGCATCGAACGGTCGTACTACCGATTGCGTGTTACGAAACAACGATTAACCAAAATATACATAAATATATACCACTTCATTGGCATGATGAAATTCAATTTGTTCTGATTGTAAAAGGGGAAGCAATTTTTCAAATAAATGAAGATAAACTAATAGTACGACAAGGTGATGGGATATTTATAAATAGTGGCTGCCTACACATGGCGGAAGAAAAGAATGAATCGGGTTGCGTCTATATCTGTTTAAATGTTTCTCCTCATTTCGTTTTATCACAAGAGCTTTACACAACCTATGTAACCCCTTATATCCAAGCGACTAATTTACCTTATTTATACATAGACCCTAATGAGCCTTGGGGGAAAAACATTT carries:
- a CDS encoding SUMF1/EgtB/PvdO family nonheme iron enzyme codes for the protein MRKLLMFLLIATMVVISACSPDKPEKKDNLVYVEGGAFQNNKSNHSGKNVTLSNFYIGKYEVTQKEWVEVMGSNPSQFIGDKMPVEMVSWYDVAEYCNQRSIREGLKPYYNIDKDKKDPNNKNDNDNIKWTVTINEGANGYRLPTEVEWEYAAAGGQASKGYTYSGSNNADEVAWYWKNAGDKYLSGDWNWPIIESNHNKTKSIGTRKPNELGIYDMSGNVREWCWDWYGDLDSQSGSFRVVKGGGWIGNVSNNEISFRGKFDANGFGPDQGFRVARKE